In Rhinatrema bivittatum chromosome 1, aRhiBiv1.1, whole genome shotgun sequence, a single genomic region encodes these proteins:
- the LOC115078652 gene encoding histone H2AX-like, producing the protein MSGRGKTGGKARAKAKSRSTRAGLQFPVGRVHRLLRKGNYAERIGAGAPVYLAAVLEYLTAEILELAGNAARDNKKTRIIPRHLQLAVRNDEELNKLLGGVTIAQGGVLPNIQAVLLPKKSGSAAPSATKGGKKSSQQSQEY; encoded by the coding sequence ATGTCCGGACGAGGCAAGACCGGCGGCAAGGCCCGCGCTAAAGCGAAGTCCCGCTCCACCCGTGCCGGGCTGCAGTTCCCCGTCGGGCGCGTGCACCGCCTCCTGCGAAAGGGGAATTACGCGGAGCGAATAGGAGCCGGCGCCCCGGTGTACCTGGCCGCCGTGCTGGAGTACCTGACGGCGGAAATCCTGGAGCTGGCGGGCAACGCGGCCCGGGACAACAAGAAGACGCGCATCATCCCGCGGCACCTGCAGCTCGCCGTGCGCAACGACGAGGAGCTGAACAAGCTGCTGGGCGGCGTCACTATCGCGCAAGGCGGCGTCCTGCCCAACATCCAGGCCGTGCTGCTGCCCAAGAAGAGCGGCTCGGCCGCGCCCAGCGCCACCAAGGGCGGCAAGAAGAGCTCGCAGCAGTCCCAGGAGTACTAA